DNA sequence from the Myxococcaceae bacterium JPH2 genome:
TTGAGAGCGGCGCGGACTACTGCGCCACCTGGTCGGTGGAGAGGATGACCATGCCGCTGGAGCAGGTGCACTTGTCGGCGGCGGCGGAAACGCGGGCGATCTCGGACTTGACGTACATGGTGAGTCTCCTGTGTGGAGTTGCGGGTGGGACTACTGAGCCACGTTGATGACGTCGATCTTCACGGTCGCGTTCATGCCGTTGCTGCAGGTGCACTTGTCAGCGGCGGCGGACACGCGGGCGATCTCGGACTTGACGTACATGTTGATTCTCCTGGTTGAGGGTGAATGCCTGTCACGTCGAGACCCCATGTCTCAGGCAACAGGCGGCCATGTGTGTCTTCACACGCAATCAAAGACACACAGTTGTCGGGGCCCCTCTGGGCACGGCGCTGCCGTCCCCCGCGCACGACGCGGGGCCCCACGATGGAAAAGTCTCCGCCCCGGTCAGGTCCTCAGGGGGCGGGATGGGGCTCGCACAGCCCCAGCTCCTGGAACTGCTCGACGGTCCTCCGCACGTCCGCGCGGATGTCCGCCTCCTGGCCCGCGGCGTTCAGGCTGCTCGCAAGCGTTTGCACCGCGGCATCCAGTGAGACGCCGCTCTGGCACAGCCCGAAGATGCGGGCCGCCGTCTCGTTGACGCGGAAGACCTCGCCACCTTCGGTATCCATCAAGAAATAGGCATCATCTTGTTGCTGCACGATGACGCCGGGCGCCGCGGGAGGCAGGTTCAAACGAAATCCCCCTCATGTGGGCGGCTGTCTCGATGTGCCCAATTACCGCTGAGACCCGATAAACCGCGCCTTGATGTGATTTCATTTTTAAAACCATTCCATCACAAGTGTCAACACGCTGAACACTTTTCAAAATCGCTGTACGCAATGAGTTTCAAGACAGAGCCATGCGACAAAACGTGTCTGGTCGTGGCGCGGTGCGCGAGCGGATGTGCGGTGGTGGGCGGATCCAGGCGGACTTCGTTCGCACCGCGCGGCAGGTGATGCGATGGTGCGTTCCGTGACCCGTTCCGACGCCCAGAGCCCCTCCGCCCGAGTGAGAACCGAGGACGCGGAGGCCTACCGACTCTTCGACGCCATGCCCCTGGGCGTGGCGGTCCTGAGGGACTGCCAGGTCGTCTACGTCAATGCGTCATTGCTCGACCTCTTGGGTCGAGACCAGGGCGAAGTGGTGGGGTGTCCAGCACTCTCGTTCTTGAGCAGACCCGACGCGTCGGACGTCCGGAAGTGGCACGGGTCCGGAGCGACGAAAAGGCCCCTGGAAGCGTGGCTGCGCACCCCTCGCGGCGAGGTGCGGGTGGAGCTGTCCGCCGTGGAGCACGGCGACGCGTGGCTCGTGCACGTGCGCGACATCACCGCGCGTGCCCGCCGGCGCGAGCTGCTGGAGCAGTTGGCGGAGCTGGGCGCGGAGCTGCCCACGCGACGAGACGAGGCCCAGGTGCTGGGGCGCATGTTCGAGGGACTGGAGGCCATGTCCCTGGCGTTCGCGTGGGTCGTCCCGGGACAGGAGGGCCCGCTGCTGGAGCGCGGCTTCGCGCCGGGGAGTCCCGAGCCGCTGTCCGCCCGGCGGGGCACGTGGACTCCTGGGCTCGAGCAGGCGTGGAGCGAGGGCTGCGCCTACGTGGAGGACGCCACGCGGGAGGCAGCGCGGTTCCTCGGCGCGGATGCGGAGGCGCTCCGCGCGGCGCCGCTCCCCGGCGTGATAGCGCGCGTGGATCTGGAGGGTGCCCCCCGGGCGCTGCTGGCCGTGGCGGCGATGGGGCTGCGTGAGGAGGACCGCGCGCCGGTGCGGCGCTTCGCCACGCAGGTCTCCGCCGCGCTCGATGCGGCGCTCACCATCACGCGTCTCAGCGCGCGCAATACGGCCTTGGCGGCGCTCAACCGGCTGGCCTCGGCGGCGGCGTCCGCGCCCCATCCGCGCGCGTTCTTCGGGCCCGGCACGGCGGAGATCGCCGGCCTTTTGGGCTGCGACGCGGTGACGCTGCTCATGCCGGAAGAAGGGCGGCTGGAGGCCCCCGAGTATCTGGAACTCATCCACGCGTATGGCTTCGCGCGGGAGGTGGTGGCTCGGCATCCGCGCACGCCGGTGGCGGGCACGGTGAACGGCGTGGTGTTCCTCTCCGGTGAGGCGCGGGTGGTGGACACGGAGGACTGCCCTCCGCCCACGCGCGAGGCGTTGATTCAGCAAGGCTTCCAGACGTTGGCGGCGGTGCCCGTGCGCGTGCGCTCGCGAGTGGTGGGCACCTTGGGCGTGCTCTTCCGCGTTCGTCGGCGGCTCACCGCGCTGGAGCTGGAGACGCTCCAGGCCATGGGCAGTCACTTCGCGGCGGCGCTGGAGTCACACCGGCTGCTGGAAGAGGTGCGCGGGCGCGCGGAGGACCTGGCGCTCATGCACGAGGTGGGCAAGGCCCTGGCCGCCACGCTGGAGCCCGCCGCATTGCTGTCCACGGGCGTCACCAGCCTGGCGCGCATCGTGGACACGCCAGACGCCTACGTGATGCTGCCGGACGCCAGCGGCGAGCGGCTCATCGTCCGCGCGGCGACGGGCGGACATCCGGCCATGGTGGGCCAGTCCATCCCCGTGGAGCCGCCGCCGCACTCCTTCACCGCGGAGGTGTTCCGCACGCGGCAGCCGCTGCGCGTGGAGGATGCGCGGGAGGACCGGCGCGGACACGAGGAGCTGCTGCGCATCTCCGAGGGGTTGGCTTTCCTCGTGCTGCCGCTGGCCGTGCACGAGCGCATGGTGGGCGTGGCCATGGTGGTGGAGACGCGGCGGACGCGGCGCTTCACCGCCGCGGAGGTCGAGCGGGCCGGAGCCATCGCCAGCCAGTTGTCGCTCGCGCTCGAGGGCGCGCGACTGGTGGAGGACTTGAAGAAGAGCTACGCGGAGCTGGCGCGGGCGCAAGCGCAGCTCGTGCACCGCGAGCGACTGGCCGCGCTGGGCGAGCTGTCCGCGGTCGTGGCCCATGAAGTTCGCAATCCCCTGGGCGCCATCTTCAACTCGGTGGCGACCATCCGGCGCATCGTCGGACCGGAGAGCCCCGCCTCGCCGCTGGTGGACATCGTGGGAGAAGAGGCGGACCGCCTCAATCGCATCGTCGCGGACCTGCTCACCTTCGCGCGGCCCCCCTCGCCCCATCCGTATCCCGTGTCGGTGTCGCAGCTGCTGGAGGAGTCGGTGCGCGGTGCGCTCTCGGACCAGGGCGCGCCTCGCGACCTCGCGGTGCGCGTGGAGTGGAACGTGGCGACCGACGTTCCGCCCGTGACGGTGGATGAGCGGCTGATGCGTCAGGCGTTCCTCAACCTGGCCCTCAATGCCGTGCAGGCCATGCCCCACGGCGGGACGCTGAGCGTGTCCGCGAGCCGCGCGTTCCTGGACCGAGACGGCGTGCAGGTGGACTTCACCGACACGGGCGGCGGCATCCCCGTGGATGTGCGCCCGCGCATCTTCGAGCCCTTCTTCACCACCAAGGCGCAGGGCACGGGCCTGGGCCTCGCGGTGGTCAAACGCATCGTCGAGTCACACCTGGGGCAGCTCTCGCTCGTGTCGACTGGCGCCGACGGCACGACCTTCAGGCTCTTCCTGCCGGTGGACGCGCCCGCGCCCGGATAAGCCTTACGCGCGGAAGAGCCAGCCGAGCAGCCACACCCCGCCGAAGCCCAGCGCGCAGGCGGCGGCGAACAGCGCGACCCAATGCCAGACAGGCCGCGCGCGGAATGGCTCGGCGGGAGTGGGCGCATCCTCGCCCGAGATGGCGCGGACGAGCGCGAGGCGTTGAGCCACCTCCACCGCGGACGACTCCAACGTCTGGGAGATGTCCACGCCGAAGCCCACCTGGGTCTCTCGCGGGCCCGGCGTGACACGAGGCCGCATAGAAGCGCTCGCGGTGCGCGCGATGGCCCCGAGAATCTGTGAGGCCGCCAGGGCCTCGGTCGCATCGCCCACGGAACCGTGCGTGTCGCCTCCGGCCCCATGGGCCCCGGAAGCAATGGGTGCGTCGCTGCCGGGTCCGCGCATCGGCGGATGACCGTGCGCATCGCCCGAGGCTCCGCTCCTGGCCGGAGCACCCTGCGCGTCGACTCCACCGCCGCGCATGGCCGAAGCATCGCGGCCAGCGCCGCTCGTTCCGGGCAGACGTGGCGCCACCGCGGTCTGCGTCACCTCCGCGTCATCGTCCGAGGCGAGGCGGGCCTTCGCGGCGGACCGGGCGGACTCGTCCGCGGGGGCCAGGAACTCCTCGGGAGCCTCCAGGCCCGAGTGCTCGAACGCGAGCGCCGTGGGCGGCGCGTGCACGGCGGGGAACTCCTGCTGCGTGCGCGATTGCGTCGAGTCCTCGCGCAACAACTCCGCGAGCACCTTCGTCTCCAATTGCTTCTCACGCGGGAACGCGTCACCCATCAGCCGAGCCAGGTCCGCGTCCCCGATGCCCGGGGCGAGCTTCGCCTTCAGCTCGCCCAGCGCCGCGCCCATGGCCGCCGCGTCGGGAAAGCGCTCGGAGGGCTCGGCGGCCAGCGCGCGCAGCAGGAACACGTCCACGCTGCGCGGCAGCCCCGGCCGATAGCGCCCCGCCGATTCCCACTGCGGATAGGCCGCGCGGCGCCAGCGCTCCGCGGGGTCTCCGCGCTGCGGCAGCGGCTTCCACGCGAACAGCTCCCAGAGCAGCGCGCCCGCGGCATAGACATCCGCGCGACGGTCCACGAAGCGCTTTCGCGCCTGCTCGGGCGCCATGTACGTGAGATTGCCAATCACCACGCGCGGAGAGGTCTGCTGCTCCTTCAGCGTGGACTGCGCCGCGCCGAAGTCGATGATCTTCACCTCGCCCGCATAACTCAGACAGACATTGGCGGGAGACAGGTCCCGGTGCACCAGGTGCAACGGATGGCCTGTCTCATCCAGCGCGTCGTGCGCATACGCCAATCCCTCGCACAATCGCTGGCCCAGGTGCAGCAGCGCGCCCAGCGGCATCATCCGCCCGCGCTGACGCAGGCGATACGCCAGCCGGCTGAGCGTCTTGCCCTGCACGTACTCCATGGCGAGGTAGAGCTGCCCCTCGGCCTCGCCCATGGCGTACACCCGGGCGATGTTGGGATGCGCCAGCCGCACCACCACGCGCGCTTCGTCGCGGAAGCGCCCCACGAACTGCCGGTTCGCCACCAAGCCCGGCAGGACCTTCTTCACCACGACGGCCCGGCCCAACGCCTCCTCGCGCGCGAGGAAGACCTCCCCCATCCCCCCGGCGCCAATGCGGCGCACGAGGGTGTAGGGGCCGAAGCGGACGGGCCCCGTCAGGGGCTCTGGCTCAACGGGCCTCGCCAAGCGCGCGGAACGCCTTGCGGGCCGCGGCGAGGACGTGCGCCACCTCCGGCTCGCCGATGGCCAGTGACACGAACGCCGCCTCGAACTGGCTGGGCGGCAGGTACACTCCCTCGTTGAGCATCGCGTGGAAGAAGCGCCCGAAGCGGGCCGTGTCTGCCTTCTTCGCGGACGCGTAGTCGAACACCGGCTCGCCCGTGAAGAAGACGGTCAGCATGCTGCCCACGCGGTTCACGGTGACGGGCACGCCCGCCGCCTTCGCCTCGGCCACGAAGCCCTCCTCCAGCGCCCGGCTCACCTGCTCCAGCCGCGCGTAGATGCCCGGCGCCGCCAGCGCCTTCACGCACGCCATGCCCGCGGCCACCGCCACCGGGTTCCCGGACAGCGTGCCGGACTGGTACACCGGCCCCTCGGGCGCCACCTTCGACATGATGTCGCGCCGGCCGCCGTACGCGCCCAGCGGCATGCCGCCGCCCACCACCTTGGCCATCGTGGTCAGGTCCGGCGACAGGCCATACAGCTCCTGCGCGCCGCCGCGCGCCAGCCGGAAGCCCGTCATCACCTCATCCAGCACCAGCAGCACGCCGTGCTTGCGGCAGAGCGCCTGGAGCCCCTGGAGGTAGCCCGGCTTGGGAATCAGCACGCCCATGTTGCCCACCACCGGCTCGATGATGGCGCAGGCAATCTCACTCCCCTTCTCCGCGAAGAGGCGCTCCACCGCGTCCAGGTCGTTGAACGGCGCGGTGAGCGTCAGCTTCGCCAGCGCCGAGGGCACGCCCGGCGAGTCCGGCAGGCCCAGCGTCTCCACGCCGCTGCCCGCCTTCACCAGGAACGGGTCACCCGCGCCGTGGAAGCAGCCCTCGAACTTGAGGATGTAGTCCCGGCCCGTGAAGCCGCGCGCCACGCGGATGGCCGCCACGGTGGCCTCGGTGCCGCTGGAGACCAGCCGCACCTTCTCCACCGCGGGCATGGTGGCGCAGAGCAGCTCGGCGAACTCCACCTCGTCCGGGTGGGGTGCGCCATACGAGGTGCCCCGCTTGGCCGCCGCGATGAGGGCCTCCACGATGGGCGGGTAGGCATGGCCGAGGATGAGCGGCCCCCAGCTCCCCACCAGGTCGACGTAGCGGTTGCCGTCCACGTCCGTGAGCCACGCGCCCGCGCCCTCCCGGAAGAAGACGGGGTCACCTCCCACGCCACGGAAGGCGCGCACCGGTGAGTTCACGCCACCCGGAATGCGCACCTGCGCGCGGGTGAACAAGGCCTGGCTCTGAGCGTGGTTCATGGCGCGTTCCATAACACGCGAGCGGCCTCCACCTCGCGTCCGCTCCTTCCGCCAGCATGCCCGCTGCTTCTCACCGGCGCAGGCCCAGGTGATGGACCAGGGCCAACGGAGCGCCGAGTCACGCAAGCTTTACACGGTTTAGGACAGACGCGAGCGCCGGGCCCGGCCAGTGTCCGCTCGCCCGGGAGTCCGCCGCCGCGCCAGCGCTGTTTCAGTCGCCTGGAGGGCCGGGCATGGGTAATACCGGCGCATGCGAATCCTGCACACCATGCTCCGCGTCGGCGACCTCGAGAAGTCGCTGGATTTCTATACCCGTGTCATCGGGATGAAGCTCCTGCGCCGCGAGGAGTTCCCCGACGGCAAGTTCACCCTGGCGTTCGTGGGCTTCGGCCCCGAGTCCACCCACCCCGCGCTGGAGCTGACCTACAACTGGGGCACCTCCCGCTACGAGCTGGGCACCGCGTATGGCCATGTGGCCCTGGGCGTCAGTGACATCCATGCCACGGTCAAAGCCATCCGAGACGCGGGGGGCAAGGTGGTGCGCGAGCCGGGGCCCATGAAACATGGCACCACCGTCATCGCCTTCGTGGAGGACCCGGACGGCTACCGGGTGGAACTCATCCAGCAAGGCGCCTGAGACCCAAGGCGGGCAGGCGGGCGGGAATCGTCACGAAGTCACCCGCCTTCCGCTCGCCGCGCTGCCCGAGCGGGTGTAGAGAGGCCGGCGTCATGGTGGAGAGCCCCCAGAGCCAGAACGCGTTGTCCATCGAAGAGCTCCACGAGGCCTGGCCGGTGCTGTCTCCCGACGAGCGCATCGAGGGCTTCCGACTGCTGCCCCCCGCGGTGGCGGACGACTTCTTCCTCGACCTGTCTGCCCGGGACCAGGCGGACCTCATCCTCAGCCTGCCGCCGGGCGAGCGCCGCACCTGGGTGCGCTTGCTGCCGCCGGACGACCTGGCGGACCTGGTGCAGGCCGTGGAGCCCGAGCAGGCGGAGGCCATCCTCTCGCAGCTCGACGACATGAGCCGCCGCGAGGTGAACGTCCTCCTGGCCTACGCCGAGGATGACGCCGGTGGCTTGATGAACCCGCGCTTCGCCCGGGTCCGTCCGGAGATGTCCATCGACGAGGCCATCGGCTATCTGCGCAAGCAGGCGCGCGAGAAGGTGGAGACGGTCTATTACGCCTACGCGCTCGACGCCGAGCAGCACGTGGTGGGCGTGTTGTCCTTGCGCCAGCTCTTCCAGGCCGCCCCGGACAAGAAGGTGGCGGACGTCATGCAGCGCGACGTGCGCGTGGTGGCGGAGAACACCGACCAGGAAGCGGTGAGCCGGCTCATCACCGAGCACGGCTTGATGGCGCTCCCGGTGGTGGACGAGCACAACCGGATGAAGGGCATCGTCACGGTGGATGACATCGTCGACGTGGTCCAGGAAGAGGCCACCGAGGACATCCAGAAGGTCGGAGGCATGGAGGCGCTCGACGCGCCCTACTTCGAGGTGGGCTTCTTCGCCATGCTGCGCAAGCGCGCCGGCTGGCTGATGGTGCTCTTCCTCGGCGAGATGCTCACCGCCACGGCGATGGGCTACTTCGAGCACGAGATTGCCCGCGCCGTGGTGCTGAGCTTGTTCATTCCGCTCATCATCAGCTCGGGCGGCAACTCGGGCAGCCAGGCCACCACGCTCATCATCCGCTCGCTGGCGCTGTCGGAGATGCGCTTGAAGGACTGGTGGCGCGTGGCGCGGCGCGAGCTGGGCACGGGCCTGGCGCTGGGCACCATCCTGGGCCTCGTCGGCCTCACGCGCGTCATGGTGTGGCAGACGCTGTTCAACAGCTACGGCCAGCACGCGCTGCTCGTGGCGCTCACCGTGGGCGCCTCGCTGGTGGGCGTGGTGATGTTCGGCACGCTGTCCGGCTCCATGCTGCCGTTCATCCTGCGCCGCGTGGGCTTCGACCCCGCGAGCGCGTCCGCGCCCTTCGTGGCCACGCTGGTGGACGTCACCGGCCTCATCATCTACTTCACCGTCGCGAGCCTCATCCTCCGCGGCACCTTGTTGTAGCGGCGCGCCCATCCGCCTCGGGCGCGAAAGGCAATCATGATTCGCACCACCCGGCGGCGCACCCTCACCCTGGCCTCCTCCGAATCCCCTGGCCGCGCCGCGCACGTCTCCGCGGCCAGCGGGCTGGTGCGCGTGGGGAACTGGCTGCACGTGGTGGCGGATGACTCGCTGTGCCTCGCGGTCTTCCCGCTGCACGGGGACGCGCCGGGCCAGCTCGAGCGGCTGTTCCCGGGCGAGCTGCCGGAGGCGCCCGGCCCTCGCAAGGCGGCCAAGCCGGACCTGGAGGCGCTGTGCGCGCTGGGGCCGCTCGCCTTCGCGCCGCATGGGGCGCTGCTCGCGCTGCCCTCGGGCTCCACGCCTCGGCGGCGGCGCGGGGCGGTGATACCCCTGGCGGCGGATGGCTCGCTCGCGGGTGAGCCCAGGACGGTGGACTGCACCGCGCTCTACGCGCAGTTGGAGCGAGAGTTCGGCGTGCTCAACATCGAGGGCGCGGCGCTCGCGGGGCCCCGACTGCGGCTGTTGAACCGGGGCAATGGCGAAGGCGGCGTGGACGCGCTGGTGGACCTGGACGCGGAGCGGCTCCACCGCGCGGTGGAGACGGGCGCGCTGGGCCCCGAGGTGGTGCGCACCACGCGCCGCTGGGAGCTGGGCCACGCGGGGGGCGTGCGGCTGTCCTTCACGGACGCCTCGCCGCTGCCGGATGGGCGCATGGTGTTCACCGCCGCGGCCGAGGACTCGCGCGACGCGGTGGCGGATGGAAAGGTGACGGGCTCCGCGGTGGGCCTGCTCGCGCCGGATGGGACGCCGCTGTTCCTGGACGGCGTGGACGTGCCCGTGAAGCTGGAGGGCGTGGACGCGCGCATCGAGGGGGGCCGCATCCACCTGCTGCTGGTGGCGGACGCGGATGACCCGACGGTGGCCGCGCCGCTCCTGGAGGCCGTGCTGCCCGTGCCCGCGTGAGGCACGGGGAAGCGCATCAGGGGCCGCGCTTGATCGGCAGCGGCCCGAACGACTGCACCACCGGCATCACCGACAGCACGTTGACGTTGACGTGCGCGGGGCGCGTGGCCACCCAGTGCACCGCGTCCGCGATGTCCTCGGGCGTCAGCGGCTGCGTGTTGGCGTAGGGCGCGGCGGCGCGCGCGGCGTCGCCCTCGAAGCGCACCTGGGAGAACTCGGTGCCGCCCACCAGCCCCGGCTCGATGTCGGTGACGCGCACCGCGGTGCCATGCAGGTCCGCGCGCAGGTTGAGGCTGAACTGGCGCACGAAGGCCTTGGTGCCGCCGTACACATTGCCGCCCGGATAGGGGAACTCGGAGGCGATGGAGCCCATGTTGACGATGTGGCCCCGGTTGCGCGCCACCATGCCGCCCAGGACCGCGTGCGTGCAGTACAGGAGCCCCTTCACGTTGGTGTCCACCATCACGTCCCAGTTCTCCGGACGCGCGGCCTGCGCGGGCTCCAATCCCAGCGCGAGCCCGGCGTTGTTCACCAGGACATCCACCTCGGCGAAGTCCGCCGGCAGCGATTGCACGGCGCGCTCCACCGCCTCGCGGTCGCGCACGTCCATCGTCACGGGCAGCACCTGCGGGCCCAGCTCCGCGCGCAGTGCTTCCAGGCGGTCCGTGCGGCGGCCCGTGGCGATGACGCGAGCCCCGTCCTTCACGAAGCGCCGGACAATGGCCAGACCAAAGCCCGCGGTGGCACCCGTTACCAAGACAATCATGTGTCACTCCTCATCGTGCTGATCTAATCGCCGTGCTCGCGAGACGCTTCCTCAGCGGAGCCACCCATGGCCTCCAGCGAGGTGCGCGCGACCTTGGAGCGATCAAAGGCGGCTTCCTTCCCCAGACCGTCCGGCGTGGTGTTGGCGAGCCGCCGCCGCGCCCGGGCGATGGAGTCCTGCACCATGGCCGGGTCGGGATGCGTCTTCAGCGTCTCCACCCACAGCTCGATGGCCTTCTCGTACTCGTTGGAGTCCGCGCGCAGCTTGCCCATCTCATACAGGGCATAGGGCGCCAGCTCGGAGTCCGGGAAGCGGCTGCGCAGGTCCGCGAACGTGCGCGACGCCTCCTGGCGCTTGCCCTCCACCATGGACAGCGCCTGCGCCTCCAGGAAGAGCGCGTCGTCCACGAAGGCGCTCGCGGCGAAGCGCTCCGTCAGCTTGCGCGCCTCCAGCTCGCACTGCGGATAGTCCTGCAGCTCGAAGTAGAGCTTGGCCACCTGGTACTGCAGCTCCGCGCCCTGGGGTGGGTTGCGCTGGAGCGCGGCGGTGAGTTGATCAATGGCACCGCGCAGGTCGCGGTAGTGCGCGCGCAAGAGCTCGGCCAGGATGATGCGGGCCTCGAGCGCCTCGGGAGACTCCGGGCACTGCTGCACCAGCTCCTTGTAGACGCCCACCGCCTCCTTCACCTTGCGCTGCTCCAGCCAGTACACGTCGGCGGCGCCCTTGAGCGCGCGGGCGCGCAGCACCAGGGCCTCCGGCGAGTCGTCGCGGCGGAGCATGTCGAAGGCCTTGCGGTACTCCACCAGGGCCTCGTCCGGTCGCTTCTCGAAGACGGCGTCGTGGGCGCGCTGCATGTGGTCCACCGGCTTCTCCCGGCAACCCGTGGCGGCCAGGAGCCAGACACTCAGCAGGGGGACCAGTCGCCTCACTCGCAAGCCTCCGGGACGATTCGTACGCAGCGCGTCTCCTCGCAGCGCACACACTCGCGCTGCGGAGACACGTCCGACACGCACAGCGAGACGCGCGAGGTGCGGGGACAGTCCTCGGAAGTGACGCAGCGGTAGACACCTCCGTCGGAACGGTCGATGTCTATCGGCGTGGAGCCGCAGACCTCCAGGTCATTGCATCCCAAGAGTCCGCTCACACACACGACCGCGAGCGCTCCGAAACCAGCCCGTCTCACGTCGGCGGTTCTAGCCGGATTCAGTGGCGCCGTCACGGAACCATGTGGCTGCCTGCCTGCTTCACCCACAGGGCGCTACAGGCTCGCGAAGTGTCCCGAATCAGGGACTCACAGCGCGTGGCGGCACTCTCCCAGGAAGCGCGTGAGTTCGTCATGGAACCACTTGGGGGCATCCAACATGAGCCAATGGCTCGCGTGCGGCGCCAGCGAGCGCACCAGCTCGGGGCGCTGGGCCACGAGGGTGTCGGGCGTGGACGTGGCGGCCAGCGCGTGGGTGGGCCCCGTGAAGCTCGCGAAGGCCTCGCCCGGGTCATGGTGGAAGAGGGACTCGAGGTTGCCCGCGATGGCTTCGCGGCGTGACGTGCGCATGGCGCCCAACACGCGCGTGCGCGTGGAGTCCTTCGCGTTCACCAACAAGGGCAGCAGCCACTGCTCACGGAACGCGCTGAAGTGCTCGACGGTGAAGTGACCGAGGAAGGCCGCGACCTCGTCGGCGGGCGTGGCGCGGAAGTCTCCCACCGCGTCGACGTAGAGCAGGCCCGCGAGCCGCTCGGGGTAGTAGGCCGCGAAGGCACCGGCCACCGCGCCCCCGAAGCCGTGCCCCACGAGGACGAACTTCATGGGGAGCTGCGCGTCCGCGAAGGCGGCGATGTCCTCGACCGCAGCCTCGATGCCGAAGGGGCCGTGGCCTCCCGCGCTCTCGCCCAGGCCGCGCAGGTCGAGCGCGGCGGTGCGCGTCTCCATCCCGTGCTGCGCCTCGGCCCAGTGCGTGCGGTCCGCGGCGAGGTCATGCACGAAGAGGACGGGGATGCCGCCCTCACCCTCCACGGTCGCCACCAGGCGTCCCGCGGGTCCCTGGACGGTCACCGTCGACGGCGCTTTGTGTTTCATGGGCTCGGCTCCTGGCCCCCCCGACTTCCGCGCCCGTGGGCGCTGGGCCTTGCCGTGCAGTCTGCCCTACTTCGCGAGCCCACACCTCGCGCCCGCCGTGTCGCACCCCGTCAGAGGCCCGGTGTTCCGTCTGACTCCGAGCCGAGGAGCGCCGCGAGGAACAGCGCATACGTCAACTCGGCGACAGCGCGGCGCTCGCGTCGCGCCTGGGTGCGCAGGGCCTTGGGCAAGGAGCACGGCCGCCCGCGCTCGCCGTCGCGCAGCTGCACGTAGCCGCGCTCGGAGTAGCCCACCACCTGCCACCCTTGGGTGACCAGCGCCTGGCTGAGGTCATCCGTGAGCTGGTGATGCACCGCCCGAGCAAGCGGCGCGGGCCGGAAGCGCGCGTGGGCCCAGCCCCCCTCTTCCTCGCGCCAGCCGCGCGCGCGCAGGTAGTGGACCTTGCGCGCGAGCGACAACCCTCCGACATGGCGCTCCAGCTTCATGCGACTCCGTGCGGGCGGCTCCCGGGGTACTCCCCGGTTACTCCCCGGTTACTCCCCGGTTACTCCAAGGAAAGCTTCTGCCCGGCGGCCTGCTTGCGCACGGACTGGATGATGGCGGTGTCGAGCGTATCCGCTCCCGCGCTCGCGGGGCGCACCGCCTTCTGCTCGGCGAGGTACTTCTCGCGCTCGCCCTTCAGTTTCACGATGCGGTCCTGAATGGCCTCGCGCTCCTTCGCCTTCGTGGCCACCACGGCCTTGCGCTCCTCCACCGACTTGCCCTGAAGCTCCGCGGGCAGCTCCTCCTCCTTGAGCGTGTCGAGCTTCACCGCGCCCGACTTGGCGCCATCCACCAGGTCCCAGCTCGAATTGTCATACAGGCGGCTGGCCTTGGACACGGCGCGCGTGGCGGCGACGCTGGGGCTGGGCGCCGCGTTGGTGTCCTGCGCCACCTGACGCGCCTTGCCCGCGCTGCCTCCGGAGCCGTAGCCCAGGTACGTCTGGTTCAGCTCGCCGCTCAGCCGCGCCAGCTCCGCGTCCTGGGGCGTGGTGACCTGCGCCACGGCGCGGTTCTGGTCGATGTTGAGCGCCTGTCCTTGCGCGAGGGCCGCGGCGGCCGTCCACCCGTCACGCGCGCCCACCTCCGAGCCACCGCAGTGCACGGTGTTCACGATGATGCCGTGCTCCTTCGCGTTGGCGATGGCGGTGGCGAACGCGACCGGCCCTTGATTGAACGGCTCGTTGCCCGCGATGTAGATGAGCTTCAGGTCGTCGTGGGACTTGCTCCACGCGAGCTGCGTGGTGGCCTTCTGGATGACCATCCCGCAGTACTCGTCTCCGCCGTTGGTGCGCAGCGCGAAGAGCTTCTCGGAGACGCTGTCCAGGTCCGTGGTGAAGGGCAGGATTTGACGCATGTAGCCCGCCTCGGCGGCCAGGTCGCTCTTGCCGTACTCATAGAGGGCGATCTCCAGCCGGGCGAGCTGCTCTCCG
Encoded proteins:
- a CDS encoding tetratricopeptide repeat protein, with translation MQRAHDAVFEKRPDEALVEYRKAFDMLRRDDSPEALVLRARALKGAADVYWLEQRKVKEAVGVYKELVQQCPESPEALEARIILAELLRAHYRDLRGAIDQLTAALQRNPPQGAELQYQVAKLYFELQDYPQCELEARKLTERFAASAFVDDALFLEAQALSMVEGKRQEASRTFADLRSRFPDSELAPYALYEMGKLRADSNEYEKAIELWVETLKTHPDPAMVQDSIARARRRLANTTPDGLGKEAAFDRSKVARTSLEAMGGSAEEASREHGD
- a CDS encoding alpha/beta hydrolase — protein: MKHKAPSTVTVQGPAGRLVATVEGEGGIPVLFVHDLAADRTHWAEAQHGMETRTAALDLRGLGESAGGHGPFGIEAAVEDIAAFADAQLPMKFVLVGHGFGGAVAGAFAAYYPERLAGLLYVDAVGDFRATPADEVAAFLGHFTVEHFSAFREQWLLPLLVNAKDSTRTRVLGAMRTSRREAIAGNLESLFHHDPGEAFASFTGPTHALAATSTPDTLVAQRPELVRSLAPHASHWLMLDAPKWFHDELTRFLGECRHAL
- a CDS encoding SDR family NAD(P)-dependent oxidoreductase, whose amino-acid sequence is MIVLVTGATAGFGLAIVRRFVKDGARVIATGRRTDRLEALRAELGPQVLPVTMDVRDREAVERAVQSLPADFAEVDVLVNNAGLALGLEPAQAARPENWDVMVDTNVKGLLYCTHAVLGGMVARNRGHIVNMGSIASEFPYPGGNVYGGTKAFVRQFSLNLRADLHGTAVRVTDIEPGLVGGTEFSQVRFEGDAARAAAPYANTQPLTPEDIADAVHWVATRPAHVNVNVLSVMPVVQSFGPLPIKRGP
- a CDS encoding VWA domain-containing protein encodes the protein MFKPFVLGLGLFALPHVALAGTPVKPPPAVVDQATSAPRVQIALLLDTSGSMDGLIDQARRQMWTVVNTFQKARRGEQLARLEIALYEYGKSDLAAEAGYMRQILPFTTDLDSVSEKLFALRTNGGDEYCGMVIQKATTQLAWSKSHDDLKLIYIAGNEPFNQGPVAFATAIANAKEHGIIVNTVHCGGSEVGARDGWTAAAALAQGQALNIDQNRAVAQVTTPQDAELARLSGELNQTYLGYGSGGSAGKARQVAQDTNAAPSPSVAATRAVSKASRLYDNSSWDLVDGAKSGAVKLDTLKEEELPAELQGKSVEERKAVVATKAKEREAIQDRIVKLKGEREKYLAEQKAVRPASAGADTLDTAIIQSVRKQAAGQKLSLE
- the mgtE gene encoding magnesium transporter codes for the protein MVESPQSQNALSIEELHEAWPVLSPDERIEGFRLLPPAVADDFFLDLSARDQADLILSLPPGERRTWVRLLPPDDLADLVQAVEPEQAEAILSQLDDMSRREVNVLLAYAEDDAGGLMNPRFARVRPEMSIDEAIGYLRKQAREKVETVYYAYALDAEQHVVGVLSLRQLFQAAPDKKVADVMQRDVRVVAENTDQEAVSRLITEHGLMALPVVDEHNRMKGIVTVDDIVDVVQEEATEDIQKVGGMEALDAPYFEVGFFAMLRKRAGWLMVLFLGEMLTATAMGYFEHEIARAVVLSLFIPLIISSGGNSGSQATTLIIRSLALSEMRLKDWWRVARRELGTGLALGTILGLVGLTRVMVWQTLFNSYGQHALLVALTVGASLVGVVMFGTLSGSMLPFILRRVGFDPASASAPFVATLVDVTGLIIYFTVASLILRGTLL
- the gloA gene encoding lactoylglutathione lyase: MRILHTMLRVGDLEKSLDFYTRVIGMKLLRREEFPDGKFTLAFVGFGPESTHPALELTYNWGTSRYELGTAYGHVALGVSDIHATVKAIRDAGGKVVREPGPMKHGTTVIAFVEDPDGYRVELIQQGA